The following proteins are encoded in a genomic region of Corylus avellana chromosome ca4, CavTom2PMs-1.0:
- the LOC132178298 gene encoding kinesin-like protein KIN-10A, whose protein sequence is MGEFTHPNRVVQEAYVFIREYRITNTTVEESGVSPTHVGLVKWKFPSLGWYKVNWDVAIDSTNRRMEVGIIVRDYKVVESIANGDSHVPFRDSKLTMLLQITTDSFEDDKSKILMILCASPDPKEIHKTISTLEYGAKAKCIVRGPHTPNKDKIGTEDSSSAVILGSRIAAMDEFIFKLQRENKLKEKERNEAHKQLLKKEEEVAALRARLEPTERRGSGASEEEINLKVNERAQILKRELEKRLEECQKMTNEFVELERRRMEERILPQQQEVEMLRQRLEEIELELCRSTDVSVDESALKDMDGSGFARRLMRIYTNEDPGMVKSMDLDMDDQEPIVREVKHVGGMVCKPAGIQGNLDQSHLVDHDVFGAKFGDRVCLSTVFEEEEVDEGDDEHEERVLDEEVEKEIIEEKRVCVVDKCSPVVRVEQTPSPPSRSPRKRDHPKERLEGMGSELLSEAENSKDTASSRRLRIQNIFTLCGNHRELSQHIRTTPAKKRSSPIDPQSSPTGEDSIVRNFNKENLEVQKYMPIPEFEAKSPAATVEPLALNKNQIYNDVALALKENYNPYDHGNDAKIEVYVKWEASKEIPGKFITTIKVVRHIAYIHTSKP, encoded by the exons ATGGGGGAATTTACTCATCCAAACCGTGTAGTGCAAGAGGCATATGTATTTATTAGGGAATATCGAATAACAAATACAACTGTAGAGGAAAGTGGTGTTTCCCCAACACACGTTGGGCTCGTCAAATGGAAGTTTCCATCACTAGGTTGGTATAAGGTTAATTGGGATGTAGCTATTGATTCCACCAATAGACGTATGGAAGTTGGGATCATAGTGAGAGACTACAAGG TGGTAGAATCCATTGCAAATGGTGATTCCCATGTGCCATTTAGAGATAGCAAATTGACCATGCTTCTGCAGATAACTACT GATTCGTTTGAGGATGacaaatcaaaaattttaatgatacTCTGTGCAAGCCCGGATCCAAAGGAGATACACAAGACGATCTCTACCCTTGAATATGGAGCAAAAGCAAAATGTATTGTCCGTGGCCCTCATACGCCAAATAAGGATAAAATTGGCACTGAAGACTCTTCATCTGCAGTAATTTTAGGATCAAGGATTGCTGCCATGGATGAATTTATCTTTAAGCTACAAAGGGAGAACAAGctcaaagagaaagagagaaatgaagCACACAAGCAgctcttgaagaaagaagaagaagttgctGCACTTAGAGCTAGACTTGAGCCTACTGAAAGGAGGGGATCAGGGGCAAGTGAGGAGGAGATCAACTTAAAGGTGAATGAGCGGGCTCAGATTCTGAAACGTGAGCTGGAAAAGAGATTGGAGGAGTGCCAGAAAATGACTAATGAATTTGTCGAATTAGAGAGGAGAAGAATGGAAGAAAGGATATTACCGCAACAACAGGAAGTTGAAATGCTGAGACAGCGGTTGGAGGAGATTGAGTTGGAGTTATGCCGTTCAACGGATGTAAGTGTTGATGAAAGTGCATTGAAGGACATGGATGGAAGTGGGTTTGCCAGAAGGCTAATGAGGATATATACCAATGAGGACCCTGGAATGGTAAAATCAATGGACTTGGACATGGATGATCAAGAACCGATTGTTCGTGAGGTGAAGCATGTAGGCGGGATGGTTTGCAAACCTGCTGGAATCCAAGGAAATTTGGATCAGTCTCATCTAGTGGATCATGATGTTTTTGGGGCAAAATTTGGTGACAGGGTATGTCTGAGCACTGtatttgaggaagaagaagtaGATGAAGGGGATGATGAACATGAAGAGAGAGTGTTAGATGAAGAAGTGGAGAAAGAAATCATAGAGGAGAAGAGGGTCTGTGTGGTTGATAAGTGTAGCCCTGTAGTCAGAGTTGAGCAGACACCAAGTCCGCCTAGCAGAAGTCCAAGGAAAAGAGACCATCCGAAGGAAAGATTAGAGGGTATGGGCTCGGAATTATTAAGTGAAGCAGAAAATTCTAAGGATACAGCCTCTTCTAGACGATTGAGAATCCAAAATATATTCACACTTTGTGGGAATCACAGGGAGTTATCTCAACACATCAGGACAACACCTGCAAAAAAGAGGTCTAGCCCCATTGATCCTCAATCATCTCCAACTGGGGAGGATTCTATTGTGAGAAATTTCAACAAGGAGAATTTGGAGGTCCAGAAATACATGCCCATTCCAGAATTTGAAGCCAAAAGTCCAGCAGCTACCGTGGAGCCACTTGCATTGAACAAGAACCAAATATACAATGATGTGGCTTTGGCTTTGAAGGAGAACTACAATCCATATGATCATGGCAATGATGCAAAGATTGAAGTGTATGTGAAATGGGAGGCTTCAAAGGAAATTCCTGGGAAGTTCATTACCACG attaaggtggttcggcatatAGCTTATATCCACACATCAAAGCCTTAA
- the LOC132179290 gene encoding metalloendoproteinase 2-MMP-like → MAALKAFSLFSLALLILLLLPLLSAHATNPPNSLDKKTSPFEFLKDLQGCHKGNKTKGIQSLKKYLEQFGYLNYNHSKNHTHANDDEFDYLLESAVKTYQLNYHLNASGTLDDKTVSTMMVPRCGVADIVNGTNWMHLGKEWHDHKSHGSFHTVSHYTFFPGNPRWPPSKYRLTYGFVSGTSTAAMNAAVQAFQAWASRTHFTFSRAPSGARPDITIGFYTRDHGDGAPFDGAGGVLAHAFAPTDGRFHYDGDERWSVGAVSGAFDLITVAVHEIGHLLGLEHSSVQQAIMFPSISPGVTKGLHPDDIEGIRVLYNR, encoded by the coding sequence ATGGCTGCTTTGAaagctttttctctcttctcattGGCTCTCCttatcctcctcctccttcctctcctTTCAGCTCATGCAACTAATCCACCAAATTCGCTTGACAAAAAAACTTCACCCTTCGAGTTTCTCAAGGACCTTCAGGGATGTCACAAGGGCAATAAGACCAAAGGCATCCAGAGCCTCAAAAAATACCTTGAACAATTTGGTTATCTAAACTATAACCATTCCAAAAATCACACCCATGCCAACGACGACGAGTTTGATTATCTCTTGGAATCGGCCGTCAAAACATACCAACTCAATTACCATCTGAATGCGAGTGGCACTTTGGATGACAAAACAGTATCAACCATGATGGTGCCTCGCTGCGGCGTGGCAGACATTGTCAACGGTACAAATTGGATGCATCTGGGGAAGGAGTGGCATGATCACAAGAGCCATGGCTCATTCCATACCGTCTCTCACTATACTTTCTTCCCGGGAAACCCAAGGTGGCCGCCATCCAAGTACCGCCTCACCTATGGATTTGTGTCAGGTACCTCAACTGCAGCCATGAACGCCGCCGTGCAAGCCTTCCAGGCATGGGCCTCAAGAACGCATTTCACCTTCTCACGGGCTCCAAGCGGCGCACGCCCGGATATCACAATTGGTTTTTATACTAGGGATCATGGAGACGGGGCTCCATTTGATGGAGCCGGTGGCGTCCTGGCCCATGCTTTTGCACCGACTGATGGGAGATTCCATTATGATGGAGATGAGAGATGGAGTGTGGGAGCAGTGTCAGGTGCATTTGATTTGATAACAGTTGCCGTGCATGAAATCGGGCACCTTCTTGGACTCGAGCATAGCTCAGTCCAGCAAGCTATCATGTTCCCCAGCATCTCTCCAGGAGTCACCAAAGGCCTGCATCCCGACGATATTGAAGGAATTAGAGTGTTATACAACAGGTAA